The DNA sequence TCTACGATACGGATGCATGCCGGAAAGCATTTGACCTTCTTGCTGATGCCGGATACCGTTTATATAACAGATGAGACTACATAAAAAGGAAATGGACGATATAGCGTCCAGACAGGTAATACATTATGATATTTTCCAGAAGAACAGGATTAAAAGGAACCCTTACGATCCCCGGAGATAAATCCATCTCCCACCGTTCGATCATGCTTGGATCACTGGCAGATGGTATAACCGAAGTACATGGATTCTTAAACGGTGCAGACTGCATTTCTTCTATGAACTGTTTCCGCGAAATGGGTGTAACGATCGACCACAATGGGGATACCGTTATCATTCACGGTAAAGGGCTTCATGGTTTGCAGGCTCCGAAAGAAACACTCGATGTCGGTAACAGCGGAACAACTACCAGACTGATGTCCGGAATTCTTGCGGCACAGAATTTCAAGAGCCGCGTGATCGGTGATGCATCGATCTGCCGCCGCCCAATGAAACGGATCATGACCCCGCTCTCTCTGATGGGCGCTGATATCGTGAGCGAAAACGGAAACGACTGTGCGCCGCTTCTGATCACCGGAAAGCCATTACACGGCATCCACTACGATTCACCGGTTGCTTCGGCACAAGTCAAATCTTGTATTCTTCTTGCCGGTCTGTATGCCGACGGCGAAACCAGTGTAACCGAACCATATGTATCCAGAAATCATACGGAGCTGATGTTTGATGCTTTCGGTGTCGATATCAAGACCTCCGGCACAACCGCAATTGTAAAACCTGCGGATAAATTATACGGTCAGAAGATCATGATCCCGGGAGACATCTCCTCGGCGGCTTACTTTATCGCAGCCGGACTTATCACACCGGATTCCTGTATCACGATCAAGAATGTGGGTATCAACAATACCCGCGACGGAATATTAGAGGTTGTAAAAATGATGGGAGGTACGATCACCTACGACCGGCTGGATCAGCCTGGTGAACCTTCTGCCGATATCACTGTACAAACATCAGATTTAAAAGGTTGTGTGATCCAAGGCTCTCTGATTCCGAAGTTGATCGACGAGATTCCGATCATTGCCATCATGGCATGCTTCGCAAAAGGCCAGACCGTTATCAAAGATGCACAGGAACTGAAGGTGAAGGAATCAAACCGGATCGATGTTATGGTGAGAAATCTTTCCGCTATGGGCGCAGATATTACTGCTACCGATGATGGCATGATCATCCATGGCGGCAAGCCGCTTCACGGCGCTGTCATCGACAGCCATCTCGATCACCGGATCGCCATGAGCTTTGCCATTGCCGGACTTAACGCCGACGGCGACACAGAGATCCTTGGCAGCGACTGCGTAAATATCTCCTACCCGACCTTCTATCAGGATCTCGCCGGGCTGAGATAAATAATCCTCGGACGCTGGGATGAATGTATCAACATTTCTGATAGGGAATTACAAAAAAATCCTGCTGCCCTGCTATGTCAAAAGACAAGCAAGTTTTCTATTCGGTTCGCACATTTATTAGTCAGCAGTCGCCCAAACTCACCCTTACGGGTTCAAACATGGGCTTGGTGCTGACAATTCGTGCAAACCTCATAACGAAAACTTCGCTTACGTCTTTCGTACATAGCCGGGCAGCAGGATTTTTATTGTAATTTCCTTATATAATATCTCGATATAACTCATCCCAGCGTCCGACAGTTTCAAATCGCTGCAATACAGAAGTTCTGTAAAATACATTGTGGCTCATCTGATTGGCGAATTAATTTTGACCTAAAGCTGTGCATAAAAATATTGCCGGGTTGTTATATACACAAGACATTAGTTGTATTTTCGTTATGAGGTTTGCACTAGCTGTCAACATCAAGCCCATGTCTGAACCCGTAAGGGTGAGTTTGGGCGACTGCTGACAAATCAGCGTGCGAACCGAATAGAAAATATACTTGTCTTTGTATATAACAATCCCGGCAGTAGTATTTATGTGCAGCTCAGGTCATAACTTAATATCATCCAGATGAGCGCAAGGTATTTTACAGAATCAACATGGCATCGCCGAAGGAGAAGAAACGATAGCGTTCTTCCACTGCTACCTTGTAGGCTTCAAGAATCTTCTCACGGCTGTAAAGTGCTGATACCAGCATCAACAACGTGGATTCCGGCAGATGGAAGTTCGTGATCAGTCCATCGATGGCTTTGAACTTATAGCCCGGATAGATGAAGATATCTGTCCAGCCACTACAGGCACGAAGCATACCATTCTCATCGGCTACTGTTTCCAGCGTTCTCGTACTGGTCGTTCCGACTGCAATGATTCGACCGCCATTTTTCTTTGTCTCATTGATCGTCTCTGCTGCTTTCTCATCGATCACATAGAATTCCGAATGCATATGATGATCCAGAATGTTGTCCTCTTTTACCGGACGGAATGTTCCAAGTCCGACATGAAGCGTTACATGTGCGATCTTGATGCCTTTTGCCTTGATCTCCTCTAAAAGCTCCTTTGTAAAATGAAGTCCGGCTGTTGGCGCTGCAGCAGAACCTTCATGCTCTGCATAGACAGTCTGATAACGGTTCTTGTCTTCCAATTTATGTGTGATATATGGTGGGAGTGGCATTTGTCCGAGTTCATCTAAGATCTCCTCAAAGATTCCCTCGTATTCAAAACGAACAATACGATTTCCCTCTTCCACGATATCGATGACTTCACCAACCAGTTTGCCGCCACCAAAGATGATCCTTGCACCGACTCTGGCTTTCTTTCCCGGCTTTACAAGCGTCTCCCATGTACAATCATCCAAACGCTTCAATAACAGCACCTCAATAGCCGCTCCTGTTCCTTCTTTTTCACCGATCAGTCTGGCAGGAATCACCTTTGTATCATTAATAACCAGACAGTCGCCTTCTTTCAGATATGATATTACATCATAAAAATGTTTATGTTCGATGGTTCCTTCTTCTCTATCTAAAACCATTAATCTCGAATTATCACGCTTTAAGAGTGGGTCCTGTGCGATCAACTCCTGAGGCAGATCATAGTAAAAATCTGATAACTGCATTTTCTTATCCTCCTTAAAACTCAACTATGATAATGCCACGTTTTATGTCTAAATGCAAGGAAGAAAATGAAGCAGCCAGCCTTAGTGAGAGTGCTTTTTACTTTATAGAACGAACTTTCCTATATAGCAAAAATCCGGATACAGCAATTCTGCCATATCCGGACTTCTACTAAAATATACATGTTATCTGTTCTGCTTATGTCTTTATCCTATGATTGCCTTGATTTCAGCTTCACTCATTTCGGTTACATCCATGATCTGCTCCAAGGAATAGCCTTTCTTATGCATTTTCAGGATAATACCAGCTCTTTCTTCCGACCTTCCAACAGCCTTGCCTCGTGCTTCGCCTATCGCTATTCCAGCGGCTTCGCCCTTTGCATATCCCATTTCCTCTACGCCTTCACTCAGATTGCACATGATCTTCACCCCATCTCTTATACCGCGTCTCTCTACCGGTATATCATACTCCTGTTTCATAAGCTTCAATTTTTGTTCTGCCGTCATTGTCTGCGACGCTTCCAGATTGATGATCATTTTTGCCAGTCCATCCCTCATCCGCACATAGAAAATGATGTCAAAACACACCTTGCCCTCATCGATCTCGGAACTTTCTGTGTTCAGCCCGACAATCCGTTCACCGGTTCCGGCATCTACCATTTCTTTGTTCGTTAGTCCGGGTTCTACCGGAACCTGACTGATATA is a window from the Lachnospiraceae bacterium GAM79 genome containing:
- the queA gene encoding tRNA preQ1(34) S-adenosylmethionine ribosyltransferase-isomerase QueA; translation: MQLSDFYYDLPQELIAQDPLLKRDNSRLMVLDREEGTIEHKHFYDVISYLKEGDCLVINDTKVIPARLIGEKEGTGAAIEVLLLKRLDDCTWETLVKPGKKARVGARIIFGGGKLVGEVIDIVEEGNRIVRFEYEGIFEEILDELGQMPLPPYITHKLEDKNRYQTVYAEHEGSAAAPTAGLHFTKELLEEIKAKGIKIAHVTLHVGLGTFRPVKEDNILDHHMHSEFYVIDEKAAETINETKKNGGRIIAVGTTSTRTLETVADENGMLRACSGWTDIFIYPGYKFKAIDGLITNFHLPESTLLMLVSALYSREKILEAYKVAVEERYRFFSFGDAMLIL
- the aroA gene encoding 3-phosphoshikimate 1-carboxyvinyltransferase, which codes for MIFSRRTGLKGTLTIPGDKSISHRSIMLGSLADGITEVHGFLNGADCISSMNCFREMGVTIDHNGDTVIIHGKGLHGLQAPKETLDVGNSGTTTRLMSGILAAQNFKSRVIGDASICRRPMKRIMTPLSLMGADIVSENGNDCAPLLITGKPLHGIHYDSPVASAQVKSCILLAGLYADGETSVTEPYVSRNHTELMFDAFGVDIKTSGTTAIVKPADKLYGQKIMIPGDISSAAYFIAAGLITPDSCITIKNVGINNTRDGILEVVKMMGGTITYDRLDQPGEPSADITVQTSDLKGCVIQGSLIPKLIDEIPIIAIMACFAKGQTVIKDAQELKVKESNRIDVMVRNLSAMGADITATDDGMIIHGGKPLHGAVIDSHLDHRIAMSFAIAGLNADGDTEILGSDCVNISYPTFYQDLAGLR